In Oscillatoria acuminata PCC 6304, a single window of DNA contains:
- a CDS encoding Uma2 family endonuclease, with protein MLLEINRITVPPGQRVLLKEVSWKEFEAILEDLGEHRGARIAYDKGTLEIMTPLPEHERAKLYITNLVEILLEELDIEFCPLGSTTFKNQVMAQGIEPDNCFYIKHEAAVRGKDRLDLTVDPPPDLALEIDVTSRTHAKIYQGLGVPELWQFEKGILKISRLQEDGTYQEGDRSQIFPNFPLTEVIPQYLEQAKTEGRNKTMKAFRAWVREVLRNL; from the coding sequence ATGCTACTAGAAATCAATAGAATCACAGTTCCCCCGGGACAGCGAGTCCTACTCAAAGAGGTAAGCTGGAAAGAATTTGAAGCCATTTTAGAAGACTTAGGCGAACATCGAGGAGCGCGAATTGCTTACGACAAAGGAACCTTAGAAATCATGACCCCACTACCAGAACACGAAAGGGCAAAACTCTATATAACCAACTTAGTAGAAATTCTTCTAGAAGAACTCGACATTGAATTTTGTCCCCTGGGTTCGACTACATTTAAAAATCAAGTCATGGCACAAGGCATCGAACCGGATAATTGCTTTTATATCAAACATGAGGCGGCAGTGCGTGGTAAGGACCGATTAGATTTGACAGTAGATCCGCCTCCAGATTTAGCCTTAGAAATTGATGTCACCTCGCGCACCCATGCGAAGATTTATCAAGGGTTAGGCGTACCGGAATTATGGCAGTTTGAGAAAGGAATCCTCAAAATTAGCCGACTGCAAGAAGATGGTACTTATCAAGAAGGCGATCGCAGTCAAATTTTTCCCAACTTTCCCCTAACTGAAGTCATTCCCCAATATTTAGAACAAGCAAAAACTGAAGGCAGAAATAAAACCATGAAAGCCTTTCGCGCCTGGGTTCGGGAAGTTTTGAGAAACTTGTAG
- a CDS encoding AAA-like domain-containing protein, with product MVQRQVMNAQAFQDRVTALKAKKKTYKVLATFLQTGGDFEQTAAQSGIKEGTVRKHLSEIYTIFKIEGSKQKRERLIALFSQYQPELVNPKKRMDKVERLTGIVPLGSPFYIQRTEYQIIQQAFESCPEDRLVFCRLRSARGLGKSSLLIRLREFLEEDLGHAVGWVDLSQGTTGVLQDFPSLLKIFTKAVAQEFACALPHLSLSLPDLQQNHWREDLAPGTNCMDYLEQYVFKPIHESPAGRPLTLIIEGIDSLLGQERIQSPFLEWLRAWNERKMKRVSRSPVIWSNVVIAYSTEPYAAYEMAGSPLDNLGLPIELKEFDRQQVCDLTERYGLTWHNDQPEIEKLMSWMGGHPELLNRSLYAMRTENLTLDSFLASVTQPGSQFNSYLQGYLKTLQDHPALGDCFRKIIKGQPCSNRFSIFQLEKCGLINFDAQNQPKPRFKLYEEYFKQHLKYFPPTTDEA from the coding sequence ATGGTCCAGCGACAAGTTATGAACGCTCAAGCCTTCCAAGACCGAGTAACGGCTCTGAAAGCAAAAAAGAAGACTTACAAGGTTTTAGCCACATTTCTCCAAACGGGCGGAGACTTTGAGCAAACTGCCGCCCAAAGCGGCATCAAAGAAGGAACTGTCCGAAAACACTTGTCTGAGATCTACACAATCTTCAAGATTGAGGGAAGCAAGCAAAAGCGGGAGCGTCTCATCGCCTTGTTCAGCCAGTACCAACCGGAGTTAGTCAACCCAAAGAAGCGTATGGACAAAGTAGAGCGGCTGACAGGCATTGTTCCCCTGGGTTCGCCCTTCTATATCCAACGAACCGAATACCAGATCATTCAGCAGGCTTTTGAATCTTGTCCTGAAGATCGTTTAGTGTTTTGTCGCCTCCGCAGTGCCAGAGGTCTGGGCAAATCTTCTTTATTGATCAGGCTGCGAGAGTTTCTCGAAGAAGATCTCGGTCACGCCGTAGGATGGGTAGACCTTTCACAGGGGACCACGGGGGTGTTGCAAGACTTCCCCAGTTTATTGAAAATCTTTACAAAAGCCGTCGCCCAAGAATTTGCCTGCGCCTTGCCCCACCTGTCTCTGTCCCTACCCGATTTACAACAAAACCACTGGCGAGAAGACCTCGCCCCAGGCACGAATTGTATGGACTACTTAGAACAGTATGTTTTTAAACCCATTCATGAATCACCAGCAGGCCGACCCCTGACTCTAATTATTGAGGGGATCGACTCTCTGCTTGGGCAAGAAAGAATACAGTCACCATTTCTTGAGTGGCTCAGAGCTTGGAATGAGAGAAAAATGAAGCGGGTCAGCCGATCTCCAGTAATCTGGTCGAATGTGGTAATTGCCTATTCCACTGAACCCTATGCAGCTTATGAAATGGCCGGTTCTCCGCTGGATAACCTCGGTTTACCGATTGAATTGAAAGAATTCGACCGACAGCAAGTCTGTGACTTAACCGAGCGTTACGGATTAACTTGGCATAACGATCAACCAGAAATTGAGAAATTAATGTCCTGGATGGGCGGCCATCCCGAACTGCTCAATCGATCTTTGTATGCAATGCGGACCGAAAATTTAACATTAGATAGCTTTTTGGCATCCGTGACTCAACCGGGCAGTCAGTTCAACAGTTATTTGCAAGGGTATTTAAAAACACTACAAGACCATCCAGCTTTGGGGGACTGTTTCCGAAAAATCATCAAGGGCCAGCCCTGTAGTAACCGATTCAGTATTTTTCAACTAGAAAAATGTGGATTAATCAATTTCGATGCTCAGAATCAACCTAAACCTCGTTTTAAATTATATGAGGAGTATTTTAAGCAGCATCTTAAATATTTTCCGCCGACTACAGATGAGGCATAA
- a CDS encoding UPF0175 family protein has product MQTINIEIPIDLIKQGETAVLEQIAMQLYQNNIFTFGQARRLLNYSVWDFQKLLGENHIVREYNQDDLAEDIQEIQSGLWDVENNL; this is encoded by the coding sequence ATGCAAACCATCAACATAGAAATTCCCATAGACTTAATTAAGCAAGGTGAAACCGCAGTCCTGGAGCAAATTGCGATGCAACTCTATCAAAACAATATCTTTACCTTTGGCCAAGCCCGTCGGTTGTTAAATTATTCCGTATGGGACTTTCAGAAACTCTTGGGAGAAAATCATATCGTTCGAGAATACAATCAAGATGATTTAGCCGAGGACATCCAAGAGATTCAATCAGGCTTGTGGGATGTTGAAAATAATTTGTAA
- a CDS encoding AAA-like domain-containing protein: MRHKELMETYYQGIHGGTLPLEAATYVEREADQRLYNFCRSSSNVAHVLAARQMGKSSLMVRVADRLQQNGNFCVQVNLQQLGLEQNGSPEQLYPSLLWEIEKSLQPRTAKDLRQRLNTFLDELPPDIAPGLKFREGLEFLLSEVVPESCQLVIFLDEIQHLISWNLQNNFLGFLKAIAGNPIFARVKFVVLGVARPADILTDPQFAFNAVYPIELTGLRGDCPQLLRGLEPVSQDPEAVLREILSWTGGKPFLTQLLCDVAVHELHHLPAEELPDQIEFLVKNHLFQDWRRNDRQSHFQEIERWFKNGYITIKERQKALKLYSSLLMQGRAEVFNDSPEQFSLVISGLAEKRDGMLVIANRIYEQVFDQTWITTTEEYLTSIQEEFMVSAKILNRDVYILIDQSASMDITDQGKDKTRWQLLAENVAGDVKNLMRDRNGRKVCDKVTLYLFSRDRSGKRFEIDEKSSIQRSIFDENFPDSNTYIAKTFEACFKEQEQSPKTEANKNGAFIIIYTDGMLDDRSIFEKKIRQLSENLPNEEVLKVVMIGVGDDVRSNPKPFLDLDFNLTQNKHNIFIFELADEMEDIIDTLDRQLSGKPEDQVPNWVKQNYPDWFAKYQDFQKTRKP, encoded by the coding sequence ATGAGGCATAAAGAATTAATGGAGACTTACTATCAAGGTATTCATGGCGGGACACTGCCCCTGGAAGCGGCAACCTATGTGGAACGGGAAGCAGACCAAAGATTATATAATTTTTGCAGATCTAGCTCCAATGTGGCCCATGTTTTGGCGGCGCGACAGATGGGGAAGTCCAGCTTAATGGTGCGGGTGGCTGATCGCCTCCAACAGAATGGCAACTTTTGCGTTCAGGTGAACCTACAACAACTGGGTTTGGAACAGAATGGGAGTCCAGAACAGCTTTATCCGAGTCTGCTATGGGAAATCGAAAAATCTTTGCAGCCCCGAACTGCTAAAGATTTACGGCAGCGGTTAAATACTTTTTTGGATGAACTGCCCCCCGATATTGCTCCCGGTTTGAAATTTCGGGAAGGGCTAGAATTTTTGCTTTCAGAAGTGGTTCCAGAGTCCTGCCAATTGGTTATATTTTTAGATGAAATTCAACATCTGATTTCCTGGAACTTACAAAATAATTTTCTGGGCTTTCTGAAAGCGATCGCCGGAAACCCCATTTTTGCTAGAGTGAAATTTGTGGTTTTGGGGGTAGCTCGTCCTGCGGATATTCTCACCGATCCGCAATTTGCCTTCAATGCTGTTTATCCAATTGAATTGACAGGTCTGCGTGGGGATTGTCCCCAACTGCTGCGGGGCTTGGAACCAGTCAGCCAGGACCCCGAAGCGGTACTTCGAGAAATTTTAAGCTGGACAGGGGGCAAGCCCTTTTTGACCCAACTCCTTTGTGATGTAGCCGTTCACGAACTTCACCACCTTCCTGCCGAAGAACTACCGGACCAGATAGAATTTTTAGTCAAAAATCATCTGTTCCAGGACTGGCGCAGGAATGATCGTCAATCACATTTTCAAGAGATTGAACGCTGGTTTAAAAACGGTTATATTACGATTAAAGAACGCCAAAAAGCCCTTAAACTCTACTCATCATTGTTGATGCAGGGTCGGGCGGAGGTGTTCAACGACAGTCCGGAGCAGTTTAGCTTGGTTATTTCGGGTTTGGCTGAGAAGCGAGACGGAATGCTGGTGATTGCCAACCGAATTTATGAGCAAGTTTTCGATCAGACTTGGATCACCACAACGGAAGAATACTTAACCAGTATACAGGAAGAATTTATGGTCAGTGCAAAAATTTTGAATCGCGATGTTTATATCCTGATCGACCAAAGCGCCTCGATGGATATAACAGATCAGGGTAAAGATAAAACTCGTTGGCAGCTTCTAGCTGAAAACGTAGCGGGTGATGTTAAAAATCTGATGCGTGATCGCAACGGTCGCAAGGTTTGTGACAAAGTAACTTTATATCTTTTTAGTCGAGATAGAAGTGGAAAACGTTTTGAAATTGACGAAAAATCCAGCATTCAACGAAGCATATTTGATGAAAATTTTCCGGATTCCAATACTTATATTGCAAAAACCTTTGAAGCCTGTTTTAAGGAGCAAGAGCAAAGCCCTAAAACCGAGGCAAATAAAAATGGCGCATTCATTATCATTTACACAGATGGGATGCTAGATGATCGTTCTATCTTTGAGAAAAAAATCCGTCAACTTTCGGAAAACCTACCCAACGAAGAGGTTCTCAAAGTGGTGATGATTGGCGTTGGGGATGATGTCAGAAGTAATCCAAAACCTTTTTTGGATTTAGATTTCAATTTAACACAAAATAAGCATAACATTTTTATCTTTGAACTGGCTGATGAAATGGAGGATATTATCGATACTCTGGATCGCCAACTGAGTGGCAAGCCGGAAGATCAAGTTCCCAATTGGGTCAAGCAAAATTACCCGGACTGGTTCGCTAAATATCAGGATTTCCAAAAAACCCGTAAGCCCTAG
- a CDS encoding DUF2973 domain-containing protein has product MLHLVYIFAFTILAFLAVGNLIRSLVMLSSESRTYPPGRWNSGSPNSAMGRYQRPVPHPELLDASGNVVNEPLMVMKSMTVDDARERLDALYDASPGGSGETKEEK; this is encoded by the coding sequence ATGCTGCACTTAGTTTACATTTTTGCCTTTACCATTTTGGCGTTTCTCGCTGTCGGAAACTTGATCCGCAGTTTGGTCATGCTTAGTAGTGAATCCAGAACCTATCCACCGGGACGGTGGAACTCTGGGTCCCCGAATTCAGCAATGGGACGGTATCAACGTCCGGTCCCCCACCCAGAACTGCTTGATGCGTCAGGAAATGTGGTCAATGAACCGTTGATGGTGATGAAATCCATGACAGTGGATGATGCCCGAGAACGCCTCGATGCTTTATATGATGCCTCACCGGGAGGTTCTGGGGAGACCAAGGAAGAAAAATAA
- a CDS encoding DUF3368 domain-containing protein — MLKIICNATPLINFASINRLDIFKSLFNEMVIPQAVYGETVESRFPNSEAILNEIQAGWLQVQPVEEMPESIPSQLDAGEREVIALALIEQKPRVILDEKRARKVAQELGLNVIGTLGILILAKQNRIIPQVKPLLNAMMAEAQYWVNETLYHQILQAVSEDETEKL, encoded by the coding sequence ATGTTGAAAATAATTTGTAATGCGACCCCTTTGATTAACTTTGCCAGTATCAATCGCTTAGACATCTTCAAATCCCTGTTTAATGAAATGGTCATTCCCCAAGCGGTTTATGGAGAAACAGTTGAATCACGATTTCCCAACTCCGAAGCGATACTTAACGAGATTCAAGCCGGTTGGCTTCAGGTTCAGCCAGTGGAGGAGATGCCAGAATCTATCCCTTCACAATTAGATGCTGGGGAAAGGGAGGTGATTGCTTTAGCATTGATTGAACAAAAACCCAGGGTTATCTTGGATGAAAAAAGAGCTAGAAAAGTGGCGCAAGAGTTAGGATTAAATGTAATTGGGACTTTAGGGATTTTGATTTTAGCCAAACAGAACCGGATTATCCCCCAAGTCAAACCCCTGTTAAATGCCATGATGGCAGAAGCCCAATATTGGGTGAATGAAACTCTGTATCATCAGATTTTGCAAGCGGTTTCTGAGGATGAGACCGAGAAACTTTGA
- a CDS encoding pentapeptide repeat-containing protein encodes MFNRLKAFLNGDRNSLNRHVQSRKIAMSGEEFRRRLEIGDLQFNGLQLSNVDLRGLKLNHLVLTDSILVACDLSYASLLNANLSGTILDRANLTSVFLEGANLYQASLVGSNLSHCHAAQVNFSAANLSNANLTWANLSAANLYQANLMGVNLTAANLDGANLEHCIKGDTALGMLRLSLGSRIISKKPLASFSR; translated from the coding sequence ATGTTTAACCGTTTGAAAGCATTCTTAAATGGCGATCGCAACAGTCTCAACCGCCATGTACAGTCTCGCAAAATTGCCATGAGTGGAGAGGAATTCCGGCGACGCTTGGAGATAGGCGATCTACAGTTCAATGGTCTACAGTTATCCAATGTAGATTTACGCGGGCTAAAGTTGAACCATCTGGTTTTAACCGACAGTATCTTAGTGGCTTGCGACTTAAGTTATGCTTCCCTATTGAATGCCAACTTAAGCGGCACCATCCTCGATCGCGCCAACTTGACTAGCGTTTTTTTGGAGGGGGCTAATCTCTACCAAGCCAGCCTAGTCGGTTCTAACCTCAGCCATTGTCATGCCGCTCAGGTCAACTTTAGCGCTGCGAATCTCAGCAATGCCAACTTAACCTGGGCAAATCTCAGCGCCGCTAATCTCTATCAGGCGAATCTCATGGGTGTGAACCTGACTGCAGCCAACTTAGACGGGGCGAATCTCGAACATTGCATCAAGGGCGATACTGCCTTGGGGATGCTGCGTTTATCTCTAGGCTCACGCATCATTAGCAAGAAGCCTTTAGCCTCTTTTTCCCGCTAA
- a CDS encoding DUF3531 family protein, producing the protein MQVEFREFNPFDVWIWLEFSTSPGKSEKQYVEEVFDSWFFLGKLGGFNAENLQVQDTGLEISYMQYDSVTAEKSLMALMHNMGDFEYNGTWARCWFDLGTSDAIALDVLINALDRLSQEFVVIERLIIGGENADWPVADSESRSRFADDN; encoded by the coding sequence ATGCAAGTAGAGTTTCGGGAGTTTAACCCCTTTGATGTCTGGATCTGGTTGGAGTTTAGCACCAGTCCGGGCAAGAGTGAAAAGCAGTATGTTGAAGAAGTCTTCGATTCTTGGTTTTTTCTTGGTAAACTGGGGGGATTTAATGCAGAAAATCTCCAAGTTCAGGACACCGGATTAGAGATTAGCTATATGCAGTATGATTCGGTGACTGCGGAAAAAAGTTTGATGGCGCTGATGCACAATATGGGAGACTTTGAATATAATGGAACCTGGGCACGCTGCTGGTTTGACCTCGGGACCAGTGATGCGATCGCCCTCGATGTTCTGATTAATGCCCTCGATCGCCTCAGTCAAGAATTTGTAGTCATTGAACGTCTCATTATCGGCGGTGAAAATGCCGATTGGCCCGTAGCTGATAGTGAAAGTCGCTCCCGATTCGCTGACGATAATTAG
- a CDS encoding DUF4058 family protein, producing MPSPFPGMDPYLEGPNFWPEVHSRLMIEIADLLVPQLRPKYRVAIEKRIYESSGNDSVLVGIPDVIVQRRQPTATGDSNVAVAAPPTQKPLPVEVPMMMEFREAYLEVREMATGEVVTAIEVLSPANKRRGKGREIYEEKRNRIFGSRTHLVEIDLLRGGEPMPVLGNDVEAHYRILVSRGDRRPHADLYLFNLPDTIPTFPLPLRSGDTEPIIDLNLLLNQLYDRAGYDFVIDYSTEPIPAFSESEAAWADIWLTEQGI from the coding sequence ATGCCTTCTCCGTTTCCGGGAATGGACCCATATTTAGAAGGGCCGAATTTTTGGCCCGAGGTGCATAGTCGGTTGATGATAGAAATAGCGGATTTATTAGTCCCGCAGTTGCGCCCTAAATATCGAGTAGCTATTGAAAAACGGATCTATGAAAGCAGCGGAAATGATAGCGTATTGGTGGGAATTCCCGATGTGATTGTGCAGCGTCGCCAACCGACAGCGACGGGAGATTCTAATGTAGCAGTGGCAGCACCTCCGACTCAAAAACCCCTTCCGGTGGAAGTGCCGATGATGATGGAGTTTCGGGAGGCATATTTAGAAGTCCGAGAGATGGCAACCGGGGAAGTGGTGACGGCGATCGAGGTTCTTTCTCCTGCCAATAAGCGCCGGGGAAAAGGCAGGGAAATCTATGAAGAAAAGCGCAACCGCATTTTTGGAAGTCGCACCCATTTGGTAGAAATTGACCTGTTACGCGGTGGGGAACCGATGCCGGTTTTAGGAAACGATGTGGAGGCACACTATCGGATTCTGGTCAGTCGAGGCGATCGGCGTCCTCATGCCGACCTATATCTATTTAATTTACCCGATACAATTCCCACCTTTCCCCTACCCCTACGTTCCGGGGATACAGAACCGATTATCGATTTAAACCTGTTATTAAATCAGCTATATGACCGGGCTGGATATGATTTTGTGATTGATTATAGCACCGAACCTATCCCCGCTTTCTCTGAATCTGAAGCAGCTTGGGCGGATATTTGGTTAACAGAACAAGGAATATAA
- the thrS gene encoding threonine--tRNA ligase, whose amino-acid sequence MANSSPAVEAPAEKIYLPRTGESPQLKKIRHTTSHVMAMAVQKLFPKAQVTIGPWIDNGFYYDFDNPETFTEQDLKAIKKEMVKIINRKLPVIREEVTREEAERRIKTLNEPYKLEILGDIKEEPITIYHLGEEWWDLCAGPHVENTSELHPKAIELESLAGAYWRGDANKQQLQRIYGTAWETPEQLTEYKRRKEEALKRDHRKLGKELGLFLFADPVGPGLPLWTPKGTVLRTVLEDFLKQEQVKRGYLGVVTPHIARIDLFKTSGHWQQYKEDMFPMMAEDEESAVAERGFVLKPMNCPFHIQIYKNELRSYRDLPLRLAEFGTVYRYEQSGELGGLTRVRGFTVDDSHLFVTPEQLDDEFLSVVDLILSVFNSLQLKNFKARLSFRDPESDKYIGSDEAWNKAENAIRRAVDTLGMESFVAPGEAAFYGPKLDFIFQDALEREWQLGTVQVDYNLPERFQLEYVGEDGTRKRPVMIHRAPFGSLERLIGILIEEYAGDFPFWLAPIQMRLLPVSDEFLPFAKEVATQMRIEGIRAEADTSGERLGKLIRNGEKQKIPVMAVVGAKEVEANQLSIRTRAGGDLGTMAVAEAIEKMKVANRERTNF is encoded by the coding sequence ATGGCTAACTCATCTCCGGCTGTCGAAGCACCCGCAGAAAAAATTTACTTGCCACGTACCGGCGAATCCCCGCAACTCAAAAAGATTCGCCACACCACCTCTCATGTGATGGCGATGGCAGTCCAGAAGCTTTTCCCCAAGGCCCAAGTCACTATTGGACCTTGGATTGATAATGGATTTTATTATGATTTTGACAATCCTGAGACCTTCACCGAACAGGACCTCAAAGCCATCAAAAAAGAGATGGTCAAAATCATCAACCGGAAATTACCCGTCATTCGTGAAGAAGTCACCCGAGAAGAAGCAGAAAGACGCATCAAAACCCTTAATGAACCCTACAAGTTAGAAATTCTCGGGGACATCAAAGAAGAACCGATTACCATCTATCACCTCGGGGAAGAGTGGTGGGATTTGTGTGCCGGTCCCCATGTGGAAAACACCAGCGAACTTCACCCCAAGGCGATCGAACTCGAAAGTTTAGCCGGTGCTTACTGGCGCGGAGATGCCAACAAACAACAGCTACAGCGCATCTATGGCACCGCCTGGGAAACCCCCGAACAACTCACCGAATACAAAAGACGCAAAGAAGAAGCCCTCAAACGAGATCACCGCAAACTCGGCAAAGAACTCGGACTATTTTTGTTTGCCGACCCCGTAGGTCCCGGATTGCCCTTATGGACCCCCAAAGGCACCGTCCTCCGCACTGTACTCGAAGACTTCCTCAAACAGGAACAAGTCAAACGCGGATATCTCGGAGTTGTCACCCCTCATATTGCCAGAATTGACCTGTTTAAAACCTCCGGTCATTGGCAACAATATAAAGAGGATATGTTCCCGATGATGGCAGAAGATGAAGAATCTGCCGTAGCAGAACGGGGGTTTGTTCTCAAACCCATGAACTGTCCGTTCCATATCCAAATCTATAAAAACGAGTTGCGTTCCTATCGGGATTTACCCCTGCGTCTAGCGGAATTTGGCACCGTTTACCGCTATGAACAATCCGGGGAACTGGGAGGATTAACCCGAGTTCGCGGCTTTACCGTGGATGATTCTCACCTGTTCGTCACCCCGGAACAATTGGATGATGAATTCCTGAGTGTGGTGGATTTAATCTTATCCGTCTTTAATAGTTTGCAACTGAAAAACTTTAAAGCCCGGTTGAGTTTCCGTGACCCCGAATCCGATAAATATATCGGGTCTGATGAAGCCTGGAATAAGGCAGAAAATGCCATTCGTCGTGCGGTTGACACCCTGGGGATGGAGTCCTTTGTAGCCCCGGGAGAAGCGGCCTTTTATGGGCCAAAACTGGACTTTATTTTCCAGGATGCCCTTGAGCGCGAGTGGCAGTTAGGAACCGTCCAGGTAGACTACAACTTGCCGGAACGCTTCCAATTAGAATATGTAGGAGAAGATGGCACTCGCAAACGTCCAGTGATGATTCACCGTGCGCCTTTTGGGTCATTGGAACGGCTGATTGGGATTTTGATTGAAGAATATGCCGGAGATTTCCCCTTCTGGTTAGCACCGATTCAGATGCGATTATTGCCAGTGAGTGATGAATTTCTGCCCTTTGCGAAAGAGGTAGCAACTCAGATGCGAATCGAGGGAATTCGGGCGGAAGCGGATACCAGTGGAGAACGTTTGGGTAAGCTAATTCGCAATGGTGAAAAGCAAAAGATTCCGGTGATGGCGGTAGTTGGGGCTAAAGAAGTGGAAGCGAATCAGTTAAGTATTCGCACCCGCGCAGGCGGTGATTTGGGAACAATGGCGGTGGCAGAGGCGATTGAGAAGATGAAGGTTGCTAATCGCGAGAGAACCAATTTCTAG
- a CDS encoding NUDIX hydrolase: MSKKPKIRVITLGLIQDKNRLFVSEGYDSVKNQEFYRPLGGGLDFGETSFEALKREFQEEVKGELTNIQYLGCVENIFIYNGKPGHEIIQLYGCDFSDRKFYELESLFFFEGKREVKALWIEIDRLTSGELVLVPTKLLEFVQK, from the coding sequence ATGAGTAAAAAACCAAAAATTCGTGTCATTACATTAGGGCTAATCCAAGACAAAAATCGCCTGTTTGTCTCCGAGGGCTATGATTCCGTCAAAAACCAAGAATTTTATCGCCCTTTAGGAGGCGGTCTTGACTTTGGCGAAACCAGTTTTGAGGCTTTGAAACGGGAATTTCAAGAAGAAGTGAAAGGGGAATTAACCAATATTCAATACCTAGGTTGTGTAGAAAATATTTTTATTTATAACGGTAAACCGGGCCATGAAATCATCCAACTCTATGGCTGTGATTTTAGCGATCGCAAATTTTATGAACTCGAATCTCTCTTCTTTTTTGAAGGAAAACGGGAAGTAAAAGCCCTCTGGATCGAAATAGACCGATTGACATCTGGTGAGTTAGTTCTTGTCCCTACTAAATTGTTAGAATTTGTTCAAAAATGA
- a CDS encoding DUF2605 domain-containing protein has translation MLNPNLPEPNLLKTLLEPLLEDFQYWFARSRKLLENEEISFLGKEGQTELLARVQYAQQEVTTAQMLLRATEGQVGVEMEVLMPWHKLLTECWQVSMRFRMENSL, from the coding sequence ATGCTCAATCCCAATCTTCCCGAACCCAATTTACTCAAAACCCTACTAGAACCCTTATTAGAAGATTTTCAATATTGGTTTGCCCGATCGCGCAAGTTATTGGAAAATGAGGAAATCTCCTTTTTGGGGAAAGAGGGCCAAACCGAGTTACTCGCCAGAGTGCAATACGCACAGCAAGAAGTCACCACAGCTCAAATGCTACTCAGGGCCACAGAGGGTCAGGTGGGTGTAGAAATGGAAGTGCTGATGCCGTGGCACAAATTGCTAACCGAATGCTGGCAAGTGTCGATGCGGTTTCGCATGGAAAATTCCCTCTAA
- a CDS encoding Sll0314/Alr1548 family TPR repeat-containing protein, with amino-acid sequence MNYRFSRAGRLLAAIAGSAAIALTFSISPTLALDPFRTENRHEIGADTEAAFKTLFERGNYQEALRQLQQAEETEPNEPLVYAMQGALAYLDEDWDRLNNYATRTRTTAESLLTENPLRGNLYIAVGHFLEGGYIISTEGTLRGVPKAMGKLREVFKHFDAAEKIEANDPELNLIKGFMDLILAVNLPFANADDAIARLENYASPSYLAYRGIAVGYRDLDQVEQALSAVNRALEITPNNPELFYLKGQILVKKGNDQNSMELLQQAESHFQTALAQANEQFPETLRRQLQRERDRNVRKMQELAAASR; translated from the coding sequence ATGAACTATCGGTTTTCTAGGGCGGGTCGGTTGCTCGCTGCGATCGCAGGCAGTGCGGCGATTGCCTTGACTTTCAGTATCAGTCCGACGCTGGCTTTAGACCCCTTCCGCACCGAAAATCGCCATGAAATCGGCGCTGACACTGAAGCTGCATTTAAAACCCTCTTTGAACGGGGAAATTATCAAGAGGCACTCCGCCAACTCCAACAAGCTGAAGAAACTGAACCCAATGAACCTTTAGTCTATGCGATGCAGGGCGCTTTGGCCTATTTAGATGAAGACTGGGACCGCTTAAATAATTATGCAACCCGCACTCGCACTACTGCTGAATCTTTGTTGACTGAGAATCCCTTACGCGGCAATCTGTATATAGCCGTCGGTCATTTTTTAGAGGGCGGTTATATTATTAGCACTGAAGGGACGTTGCGCGGAGTTCCCAAAGCAATGGGTAAACTGCGAGAAGTGTTCAAGCATTTTGATGCGGCAGAAAAAATTGAGGCGAATGATCCGGAGTTGAATCTGATTAAAGGATTCATGGATTTAATATTGGCGGTGAATCTACCTTTTGCCAATGCCGATGATGCGATCGCCCGCTTGGAAAATTATGCGTCCCCTTCTTATTTAGCCTATCGGGGAATCGCCGTGGGCTATCGCGATTTAGATCAGGTTGAGCAAGCTTTATCGGCAGTGAATCGGGCTTTAGAGATTACCCCCAACAATCCAGAACTGTTTTATCTCAAAGGACAAATTCTGGTGAAAAAAGGCAACGACCAGAATAGTATGGAATTGCTGCAACAAGCTGAATCTCATTTTCAGACGGCCCTCGCTCAAGCCAATGAGCAATTCCCGGAAACTTTAAGACGGCAACTCCAACGAGAACGCGATCGCAATGTTCGCAAAATGCAAGAGTTAGCCGCTGCTTCCCGATAA